The following are encoded in a window of Clostridia bacterium genomic DNA:
- the cobK gene encoding precorrin-6A reductase — protein MYNICIFAGTTEGRRLIEIFGEYDDVRITACVATDYAKMLIAPKKTIDVMTGRMEYGEMEELFQKSRFDTVIDATHPYADKATENIKRAAHSAGLEYIRIKRAESEVSNDIAFFDRVSDAADHLSKREGNILFTTGVKDIGRFSSVTGFKERAYVRVIPAESSLKQCRDAGVLPSHIIAMQGPFSEEMNIATIKMTKAVYLVTKDGGSAGGFYEKLEAAKKTGARLLVIGRPKEDEGLAFSEAVKLLKERLGIALRPLVFVIGMGMGNEGTLTSDAAIALKDSDCIIGAKRLLCAVSDKNKPCYEAVSSDDIAKFISSHKEYTRFAAVMSGDTGFFSGAKKLINKFSFCDVKVIPGISSLSYLCAALKTPYDDAAFLSLHGRECSVANKVKNNRRLFVLLGGENTAEGLCKTLSEAGLGFVKVSIGERLGYKDEKVTTGTAMELKDGKYDSLCAALIENDRAQKSFIFGLPDNAFSRPESDGRSIPMTKSEVRAVCLSKLRLCECSVLWDIGAGTGSVSVEAARLLESGHVYSIEKREEAAKLIEKNKESFGLDNITVIRGLAPEACEDLPTPTHAFIGGSEGHIKDIADVLLKKNPNVRIVATAVSLETVSQLNSLMKDLGFTYTEVVSLSTARAKTAGEHTLMRAENPIYIFSMQTKKEAL, from the coding sequence ATGTATAATATATGCATTTTTGCAGGAACAACTGAAGGGCGAAGGCTCATTGAAATATTTGGCGAATATGATGATGTTCGCATTACCGCATGCGTTGCGACCGATTATGCAAAAATGCTTATTGCGCCGAAAAAGACGATAGATGTGATGACGGGACGCATGGAATATGGCGAAATGGAAGAGCTTTTTCAAAAATCGCGCTTTGATACCGTTATAGACGCTACTCATCCTTATGCAGATAAGGCAACGGAGAATATAAAGCGAGCTGCGCATTCTGCCGGTCTGGAATATATAAGAATAAAACGCGCAGAGTCCGAGGTTTCAAATGATATCGCGTTCTTTGACCGCGTGTCGGACGCGGCAGATCATCTCAGTAAAAGAGAAGGCAATATACTCTTTACAACGGGAGTAAAAGATATAGGGCGCTTTTCCTCTGTGACAGGCTTTAAGGAGAGAGCTTACGTACGCGTGATCCCCGCAGAGTCTTCTCTTAAGCAATGCAGAGACGCCGGTGTTTTGCCCTCGCATATAATAGCCATGCAGGGCCCGTTTTCCGAAGAAATGAACATAGCAACGATAAAAATGACCAAAGCCGTATATCTTGTAACAAAGGACGGAGGAAGCGCGGGAGGCTTTTATGAAAAGCTTGAAGCGGCGAAGAAAACGGGCGCGCGCCTTTTGGTGATAGGACGCCCCAAAGAAGATGAAGGTCTTGCTTTTTCTGAAGCGGTGAAGCTTTTAAAAGAGCGCTTGGGCATAGCTTTGAGGCCGCTTGTCTTTGTGATAGGTATGGGCATGGGAAACGAAGGCACGCTTACGTCCGACGCGGCAATTGCACTGAAGGATTCGGACTGCATAATAGGCGCAAAGCGCCTTTTATGTGCGGTAAGCGACAAAAATAAGCCTTGTTATGAGGCCGTATCCTCCGATGATATAGCCAAGTTTATATCATCGCATAAGGAGTATACACGATTTGCGGCAGTCATGTCAGGCGATACGGGCTTTTTCAGCGGTGCAAAAAAGCTTATAAATAAGTTTTCTTTTTGCGATGTAAAGGTAATACCGGGAATCAGCTCACTTTCATACCTTTGCGCTGCGCTTAAGACGCCGTATGACGACGCTGCGTTTTTAAGCCTTCACGGAAGAGAATGCAGCGTTGCAAATAAGGTCAAAAACAACCGCCGTCTTTTTGTACTCTTAGGAGGAGAGAACACAGCCGAAGGCTTATGTAAAACGCTTTCGGAAGCGGGTCTCGGTTTCGTTAAGGTAAGCATCGGAGAACGGCTGGGGTATAAAGATGAAAAGGTGACTACGGGTACGGCTATGGAGCTTAAAGACGGCAAATACGACTCGCTGTGCGCGGCGCTTATAGAAAACGACCGCGCACAGAAAAGCTTTATTTTCGGTCTGCCTGACAACGCTTTTTCGCGCCCTGAAAGCGACGGCAGGTCAATACCCATGACAAAAAGCGAGGTGCGTGCGGTATGCCTTTCAAAGCTTAGGCTTTGTGAATGCTCCGTTCTTTGGGATATAGGCGCGGGCACCGGCTCCGTGTCCGTTGAGGCGGCGCGCCTTTTGGAAAGCGGACACGTATATTCAATAGAAAAAAGAGAAGAAGCGGCAAAGCTTATAGAAAAAAACAAGGAGAGCTTCGGCCTAGATAATATTACGGTGATAAGAGGCTTGGCGCCTGAAGCGTGCGAGGATCTTCCAACGCCTACCCACGCTTTTATCGGCGGAAGCGAAGGGCATATAAAAGATATCGCAGATGTTTTGCTTAAAAAAAACCCGAATGTACGCATAGTTGCGACTGCAGTTTCCCTTGAAACCGTATCACAGCTCAACTCTTTGATGAAAGATCTCGGATTTACATATACAGAGGTCGTATCTTTAAGCACGGCGCGCGCAAAAACGGCCGGAGAGCACACTCTCATGCGCGCCGAAAACCCGATATACATATTTTCGATGCAGACAAAGAAGGAAGCGTTATGA
- the cobJ gene encoding precorrin-3B C(17)-methyltransferase: MSKLYVVGIGPGSRGDMTKRADSALRAADVIIGYGVYTELIRDHYPEKEFISTPMTEEVKRCRIAIELASAGKTVAVVCSGDSGVYGMAALIYELRGESLAPQIRVIPGVTAALSGGALLGAPISHDFAVISLSDRLTPWEKIERRLSAAAWADMAIVIYNPGGRARPDHLKRACETLLKILPKDRVCGIARNVGRDNESRKILSLLQLRDETVDMFSTVFIGNSETKIINENMITPRGYKNV, from the coding sequence TTGAGTAAGCTTTATGTGGTGGGCATAGGTCCGGGGAGCCGCGGGGATATGACCAAGAGAGCAGACAGCGCGCTGAGAGCCGCCGACGTTATAATAGGTTACGGCGTATATACCGAGCTTATACGAGACCATTATCCCGAAAAAGAGTTTATCAGTACGCCGATGACAGAGGAGGTAAAGCGCTGCCGTATCGCAATAGAGCTTGCAAGCGCGGGAAAGACGGTAGCCGTCGTATGCTCGGGAGACAGCGGAGTATACGGCATGGCCGCGCTTATATATGAATTAAGAGGCGAAAGCTTGGCGCCACAGATACGGGTAATACCGGGAGTTACCGCCGCTTTGAGCGGGGGAGCGCTTTTAGGCGCGCCGATATCGCACGATTTTGCCGTGATAAGCTTAAGCGACCGCCTGACGCCGTGGGAGAAGATAGAAAGGCGCCTTAGCGCGGCGGCCTGGGCCGATATGGCTATCGTCATATATAATCCGGGGGGACGTGCGCGCCCCGATCATTTGAAAAGGGCTTGCGAAACGCTTTTAAAGATACTTCCGAAGGATCGCGTCTGCGGCATAGCAAGAAACGTGGGGAGAGACAACGAAAGCCGGAAAATACTTTCGCTTTTACAGCTTAGAGACGAAACAGTCGATATGTTTTCAACTGTTTTTATTGGAAACTCAGAAACAAAGATAATAAACGAAAATATGATAACGCCGAGAGGGTATAAAAATGTATAA